One window of Coriobacteriia bacterium genomic DNA carries:
- the nifN gene encoding nitrogenase iron-molybdenum cofactor biosynthesis protein NifN — translation MSVKLDKLFEAGCDAEAKHKVCRSRGGESCAFDGAAIVLMPIADAAHIVHGPIVCAGNAWEGRGVHSSAGDFHRRGFTTDIGELDIVYGGEKRLAETVREVVAREHPKAVFVYATCVTGLIGEDLDGVCAQLASELWLPVIPVHAPGFVGPKNLGNRIAGEALLEHVIGTAEPEVTTPFDITLIGEYNVAGDLDLVEPLLRECGIRVLSHITGNARFEEIRYAHRAKLSATVCSRALINVAAGLQKQWGMPSIEVSFFGATEIARSLRAIADALEATSPDAAAAGLRERVESVIARREAWLDGALAPFGVLHGQRAVLYSGGVKSWSMASALVDLGVEILAVGTKKSSAEDEEKVLQVLGHEVPLIEDISPAVIRRYFAEEGATLLVAGGRNRYLAAKEGWPFVDVNQERETAYAGYEGLVNLARDLAASVSFYQRQHRDISCAAPLATTPVRIEERTGAIDALKNAPSLGAALALQGVDRAIPVLHAAQGCTFLGKVLALRHFNDPIALGTTKLFTEDVVMGSDDAAGAALRSLDAASHPDVIALVSGGLAEVKGEDVDAMVRTLDRELDARVLSVHAPDYTSGLEDGYLAAVRALLTLAENAHPEAEPDPWRVTVLAGSHLSPGDVRELRDTVEAFGLEAVVIPDLSALDGSREGLSALASGGVTLPQLRDLHTSCHTIVIGASLEPAACDLRERFDTPYTVIDAATGLAGTDHLLTTLTLLSGAPPAARFERDRRVLVDAMRDTHLRVSGKRFALALEPDCAAGIAAILDEMAARPVCVVVPTAPPVTRRILADEVVVGDFASVPGDIDLLVGGSHGRRTSSVLGVPLFETGFPRFEVFGASREVTVGYRGATAVIDAIANLLGPVHPAPLTGAPHTPAPQERSTT, via the coding sequence ATGTCAGTCAAACTCGACAAGCTCTTCGAGGCCGGATGCGACGCGGAAGCCAAGCATAAGGTCTGCCGCAGCCGCGGTGGGGAGTCGTGCGCGTTCGACGGTGCTGCGATCGTGCTCATGCCGATCGCCGACGCCGCTCACATCGTGCACGGCCCCATCGTGTGTGCCGGCAACGCGTGGGAGGGCCGCGGCGTGCACTCAAGCGCCGGCGACTTCCACCGCCGGGGCTTCACGACCGACATCGGTGAGCTCGACATCGTCTACGGAGGCGAGAAGCGACTCGCCGAGACGGTCCGTGAGGTCGTTGCCCGCGAACATCCCAAAGCGGTGTTCGTCTACGCGACCTGCGTGACCGGGCTTATCGGCGAGGACTTGGACGGCGTGTGCGCGCAGCTTGCATCCGAGCTGTGGCTACCTGTCATTCCGGTGCACGCGCCCGGCTTCGTCGGCCCCAAGAACCTTGGTAACCGTATCGCGGGGGAGGCGTTGCTCGAGCACGTCATCGGCACCGCTGAGCCCGAAGTCACCACCCCGTTCGACATCACGCTCATCGGCGAGTACAACGTCGCCGGCGACCTCGACCTCGTCGAGCCGCTGCTGCGCGAGTGCGGCATCCGCGTGCTCTCGCACATCACCGGCAACGCGCGCTTCGAAGAGATCCGCTACGCGCACCGCGCCAAGCTCTCGGCGACGGTGTGCTCGCGGGCGCTCATCAACGTTGCGGCCGGGCTGCAGAAGCAGTGGGGCATGCCCAGCATCGAGGTGTCGTTCTTCGGCGCCACGGAGATCGCCCGCTCGCTGCGCGCGATCGCTGATGCGCTCGAGGCGACCTCGCCCGACGCCGCTGCTGCCGGTCTGCGTGAGCGTGTCGAGTCGGTCATCGCACGACGCGAGGCGTGGCTGGACGGCGCCCTCGCTCCCTTCGGGGTCCTGCACGGACAGCGCGCCGTGCTCTATTCCGGCGGTGTGAAGAGCTGGTCAATGGCGTCCGCGCTCGTCGATCTCGGGGTCGAGATCCTCGCCGTCGGCACAAAGAAGTCGTCCGCCGAGGACGAAGAGAAGGTCCTGCAGGTTCTCGGCCACGAGGTTCCTCTGATCGAGGACATCTCACCTGCAGTCATCCGCCGCTACTTCGCCGAGGAGGGCGCGACCCTGCTCGTAGCGGGCGGTCGCAACCGCTACCTCGCTGCGAAGGAGGGGTGGCCGTTTGTTGACGTGAACCAGGAGCGTGAGACGGCGTACGCCGGTTACGAGGGGCTCGTGAACCTCGCACGCGACCTGGCCGCGAGCGTTTCGTTCTACCAGCGGCAGCATCGTGACATCTCGTGCGCGGCGCCGCTGGCGACCACACCGGTCCGCATCGAGGAGCGAACGGGCGCGATCGATGCGCTCAAGAACGCTCCGTCGCTCGGTGCCGCTCTCGCACTTCAGGGCGTCGATCGCGCGATCCCGGTGCTCCACGCGGCGCAGGGCTGCACCTTCCTGGGCAAGGTCCTCGCGCTGCGGCACTTCAACGATCCGATCGCGCTTGGCACCACCAAGCTCTTCACCGAAGACGTGGTGATGGGCAGCGATGACGCTGCAGGAGCGGCGTTGCGTTCACTCGATGCGGCGTCGCATCCCGATGTCATCGCGCTCGTCTCGGGCGGTCTGGCCGAGGTCAAGGGCGAGGACGTCGACGCGATGGTGCGCACGCTCGACCGAGAGCTCGACGCACGCGTCCTGAGCGTGCACGCACCCGACTACACCAGTGGGCTGGAGGACGGCTATCTCGCCGCCGTCCGCGCGCTCCTCACGCTCGCCGAGAACGCCCACCCCGAGGCCGAGCCCGACCCGTGGCGGGTCACCGTGCTGGCCGGCTCGCACCTCTCGCCCGGTGACGTGCGCGAACTGCGCGACACCGTCGAGGCGTTCGGACTCGAAGCCGTCGTCATCCCCGATCTCTCGGCGCTCGATGGCAGCCGAGAAGGCCTGTCTGCGCTGGCCAGCGGCGGGGTCACCCTGCCCCAGCTGCGCGACCTGCACACGAGCTGCCACACCATCGTCATCGGTGCGTCACTCGAACCCGCCGCCTGCGACCTGCGCGAACGGTTCGACACGCCCTACACGGTGATCGATGCCGCGACCGGCCTGGCCGGGACGGATCATCTGCTCACGACGCTTACCCTGCTCTCGGGTGCGCCTCCGGCAGCGCGATTCGAGCGCGACCGGCGTGTGCTCGTCGACGCCATGCGCGACACGCACCTGCGGGTGAGCGGCAAGCGGTTCGCGCTCGCACTCGAGCCAGACTGCGCTGCCGGCATCGCTGCGATTCTCGACGAGATGGCGGCTCGCCCGGTCTGCGTCGTCGTTCCCACCGCGCCGCCCGTCACCCGCCGGATCCTCGCCGATGAGGTCGTCGTCGGGGACTTTGCGAGCGTTCCCGGGGACATCGACCTGCTCGTCGGCGGCAGCCACGGTCGGCGCACCTCAAGCGTGCTCGGCGTCCCGCTGTTCGAGACCGGCTTCCCGCGCTTCGAGGTGTTCGGCGCCTCGCGTGAGGTCACCGTGGGCTACCGCGGGGCCACTGCCGTGATCGACGCCATCGCCAATCTGCTTGGTCCGGTCCATCCCGCACCGCTCACGGGTGCGCCGCACACGCCAGCCCCCCAGGA